The following is a genomic window from Geoalkalibacter halelectricus.
GTGCTCTGGATGCGGCCCTGAATCTGCTCCAGGGTCTTGCGGCTTTCCTCAAGGCTTTGCCCTGCCACCCCGACGGGCAGCAGCACCAGGCCGATGAGCAGCAACCAATGTTTGTATGTCCAGAGTCGCATGGAGTTTGTCAGTGTCCCGTGCGGTTAGTCATGTTGAATAATTCTGAGATATTTTTGGTGTTGCCAAGGCGTCGCCAACGCAGACCCAGGAGGCTGTCGGACTATCCATGAGCCGGCTGCAAATCCGGCTGTTTGGCCCGGACTCCGGCTCCTTTTCGGCACGTAGCTACGGCTATGCACTCTCAAAGGAGCCAAAATCCGGACTCAAACATCCAAATTTTCGCTTCGGCCCGGATAGTCCGACAGCCTCCTAGCCGTGCGCTAAATCAAGTTGGCGCAACGCAGGCAGCGCCAAAAATAGCCGGAATTAGAAGACAAGACTAGCCGCACGGGGCACTAAATTCGCACGAATTTGCGCAACGCACCCAAGCTGCCGAAGACGCCGAGGAATAGGCCCAGCGCCAGCAGCGTCGCCAGGTGAGCGGGCGGCAGGAACAGCACCTCGGCGCCGCCCACGGCAAACAGCAGCGTGCCCAGGCCCTCGCGCAGAAACAGCAGATGGGCCAGGTAGACACCGGCCAGGGCGAGCAGGCCGCCGGCCAAACCTTGCAGCGCGCCCTCGATGATGAAGGGCAGCTTGATAAACATGGGTGTGGCCCCGACCAGGGCCATGACCTCGAGTTCCTCGCGCCGGGCGAACAGGGTCAGGCGGATGGTGTTGGAAACGATGAACAAGGTGGCGAAAAACAAAAAGACCCCGACCACCAGGCCGATCAGGCGCAACAGACCGAGAAAGGCCTCGAAACGCTGCAGCCAATCCTGAGCGTAGCGCAGTTCACCAAGATCGCCGCGGGCCTGCAAGGCGGCAACCACGCTCTCGACCCCCTGGGGATTGCGGTAATCGGCCTCCAGGGCGATTTCCAGGGAAGCGGGCAGAATCTGCGGATCCACCCCGTCGAGCAAATCGCCGTGCTGCCCCAAGCGGCTGCGAAACCGCTCGAAGGCTTGCTCGCGGCTGACCACCTCGACCCCGGCCACGCCGGGCAGTTGACGGATTTGCTCGGCGCGCTCGGCCAGCACCTGCGGCGGGGGCGGCGCATCGAGGTAGGCCACCACCTGCACCTCCTCGCTCCAGCGCGCGGTGAGGGTTTCAACATTGAAGACGATAATGGCGAAAAAAGCGACGATGCTCAGCGACAGGGTCAACGTCGCCACGGCGGCGGCGCACAGAAAAGGGCTCTGGCGCATGTTGCGCAAGGCCCGCCGAAAAAAGAACAGCAGACGCTCAAACATGACTGTCATCCACGACGCGTCCGTTGTCCAGGGTCACCACCCGCCGCGGAAAACGCCGAATCAGCTCACGATCATGGGTGGCCATGACGACCGTTGAGCCGCGTGCGTTGGCCCCCTTGAACAACTCCATCAACTCCAGGGTGGTTTCGGGATCGAGGTTGCCGGTGGGCTCATCGGCAAGCAGCACAATGGGATCGACCACCAGGGCGCGCGCCACCGCCACGCGTTGCTGCTCGCCGCCGGAGAGTTCCAGCGGCCGGCGATTGAGCTTGTGCTCAAGGCCCACGTTTTTGAGGGCGGCATAGACCTTTTTGCTGATTTCAAAGCGCTTGCGCCCCTGCACCTCCAGGGCGAAGGCGACGTTCTCGAACACCGTGCGCGTCGAAATCAGCTTGAAGTCCTGAAAGACGATGCCCAGACGCCGCCGG
Proteins encoded in this region:
- the ftsE gene encoding cell division ATP-binding protein FtsE, whose translation is MIQVYNVCKSYQKDSSALDQINLKIGKGEFVYLTGSSGAGKSTLLKLLYGGERPNRGQILIDGRNLTRMGARQLPHIRRRLGIVFQDFKLISTRTVFENVAFALEVQGRKRFEISKKVYAALKNVGLEHKLNRRPLELSGGEQQRVAVARALVVDPIVLLADEPTGNLDPETTLELMELFKGANARGSTVVMATHDRELIRRFPRRVVTLDNGRVVDDSHV
- the ftsX gene encoding permease-like cell division protein FtsX, which encodes MFERLLFFFRRALRNMRQSPFLCAAAVATLTLSLSIVAFFAIIVFNVETLTARWSEEVQVVAYLDAPPPPQVLAERAEQIRQLPGVAGVEVVSREQAFERFRSRLGQHGDLLDGVDPQILPASLEIALEADYRNPQGVESVVAALQARGDLGELRYAQDWLQRFEAFLGLLRLIGLVVGVFLFFATLFIVSNTIRLTLFARREELEVMALVGATPMFIKLPFIIEGALQGLAGGLLALAGVYLAHLLFLREGLGTLLFAVGGAEVLFLPPAHLATLLALGLFLGVFGSLGALRKFVRI